In Oncorhynchus nerka isolate Pitt River linkage group LG21, Oner_Uvic_2.0, whole genome shotgun sequence, the following are encoded in one genomic region:
- the LOC115104387 gene encoding serine hydrolase-like protein isoform X1, which translates to MEKHFNNANFERSQTLDDISYHETSSNCPSVTEFNMPVPWGEIRGKVWGPDHGRPILCLHGWADNCGTFNTLIPLLPKEWKCVAVDMAGHGLSSHRPPGVFYSFPAYVADIRRVIGALQWKRFSIIGHSMGGNVAGIFSALYPEMVDSVVLLDSYGFLPTDAKELHTVIRQGLEGMLEFEKKKDGKKEKVYTYENALMRLLAANPSLSEQSAHILLERGLAQVEGGVVFTRDFRINLKNVVRVSLEQSLELQSRIQARVLVVLAEEGFEKMFSEPQQKTFTSTLLQGYKDQSGMVVNVPGDHHVHLNTPETVAQLITDFLQKEAPSHSTAEDTQAAKL; encoded by the exons ATGGAGAAGCATTTT AATAATGCAAACTTTGAAAGGAGTCAGACACTTGATGACATCAGCTACCATGAAACAAGCAG TAATTGCCCTTCAGTGACAGAGTTCAATATGCCAGTGCCGTGGGGAGAGATAAGGGGCAAGGTCTGGGGACCTGACCATGGTCGACCAATACTCTGCCTGCACGGCTGGGCAGACAACTGTGGCACTTTCAACACTCTCATTCCACTGCTGCCAAAAG agtGGAAGTGTGTAGCTGTGGATATGGCTGGCCATGGCCTCTCCTCCCATAGACCTCCTGGAGTCTTCTACAGCTTTCCTGCTTATGTGGCTGACATACGGCGAGTCATTGGAG CTCTCCAATGGAAGAGATTCTCTATTATCGGACACAGTATGG GTGGCAATGTAGCTGGAATA TTCAGTGCATTGTATCCAGAGATGGTGGATTCAGTGGTTCTCCTGGACTCCTATGGATTCTTACCCACAGACGCG AAGGAATTGCATACGGTGATAAGACAGGGATTAGAAGGAATGCTTGAGTTTGAGAAGAAGAAAGATGGGAAGAAAGAGAAGGTTTACACCTATGAGAACGCATTGATGAG GCTTTTGGCAGCAAACCCCTCTCTCTCGGAGCAGTCAGCCCACATTCTTCTAGAACGAGGACTCGCTCAGGTTGAAGGAG GGGTGGTGTTCACCCGAGACTTTAGAATCAATCTG AAAAACGTTGTGCGTGTCAGTCTGGAGCAGAGTCTGGAGTTGCAGTCCAGGATACAGGCCAGAGTTCTAGTAGTGCT GGCGGAGGAGGGGTTTGAGAAGATGTTTTCTGAACCACAACAGAAGACATTTACCTCAACGCTACTTCAAGGGTATAAAGACCAAAGC GGCATGGTGGTTAACGTACCTGGTGATCATCATGTCCACCTGAACACCCCTGAGACTGTGGCTCAACTCATCACTGACTTCCTCCAGAAAGAAGCTCCTTCACACAGCACTGCAGAGGATACACAGGCAGCCAAGTTATAA
- the LOC115104387 gene encoding serine hydrolase-like protein isoform X2, with protein sequence MEKHFNNANFERSQTLDDISYHETSSNCPSVTEFNMPVPWGEIRGKVWGPDHGRPILCLHGWADNCGTFNTLIPLLPKEWKCVAVDMAGHGLSSHRPPGVFYSFPAYVADIRRVIGALQWKRFSIIGHSMGGNVAGIFSALYPEMVDSVVLLDSYGFLPTDAELHTVIRQGLEGMLEFEKKKDGKKEKVYTYENALMRLLAANPSLSEQSAHILLERGLAQVEGGVVFTRDFRINLKNVVRVSLEQSLELQSRIQARVLVVLAEEGFEKMFSEPQQKTFTSTLLQGYKDQSGMVVNVPGDHHVHLNTPETVAQLITDFLQKEAPSHSTAEDTQAAKL encoded by the exons ATGGAGAAGCATTTT AATAATGCAAACTTTGAAAGGAGTCAGACACTTGATGACATCAGCTACCATGAAACAAGCAG TAATTGCCCTTCAGTGACAGAGTTCAATATGCCAGTGCCGTGGGGAGAGATAAGGGGCAAGGTCTGGGGACCTGACCATGGTCGACCAATACTCTGCCTGCACGGCTGGGCAGACAACTGTGGCACTTTCAACACTCTCATTCCACTGCTGCCAAAAG agtGGAAGTGTGTAGCTGTGGATATGGCTGGCCATGGCCTCTCCTCCCATAGACCTCCTGGAGTCTTCTACAGCTTTCCTGCTTATGTGGCTGACATACGGCGAGTCATTGGAG CTCTCCAATGGAAGAGATTCTCTATTATCGGACACAGTATGG GTGGCAATGTAGCTGGAATA TTCAGTGCATTGTATCCAGAGATGGTGGATTCAGTGGTTCTCCTGGACTCCTATGGATTCTTACCCACAGACGCG GAATTGCATACGGTGATAAGACAGGGATTAGAAGGAATGCTTGAGTTTGAGAAGAAGAAAGATGGGAAGAAAGAGAAGGTTTACACCTATGAGAACGCATTGATGAG GCTTTTGGCAGCAAACCCCTCTCTCTCGGAGCAGTCAGCCCACATTCTTCTAGAACGAGGACTCGCTCAGGTTGAAGGAG GGGTGGTGTTCACCCGAGACTTTAGAATCAATCTG AAAAACGTTGTGCGTGTCAGTCTGGAGCAGAGTCTGGAGTTGCAGTCCAGGATACAGGCCAGAGTTCTAGTAGTGCT GGCGGAGGAGGGGTTTGAGAAGATGTTTTCTGAACCACAACAGAAGACATTTACCTCAACGCTACTTCAAGGGTATAAAGACCAAAGC GGCATGGTGGTTAACGTACCTGGTGATCATCATGTCCACCTGAACACCCCTGAGACTGTGGCTCAACTCATCACTGACTTCCTCCAGAAAGAAGCTCCTTCACACAGCACTGCAGAGGATACACAGGCAGCCAAGTTATAA
- the LOC115104387 gene encoding serine hydrolase-like protein isoform X3: MQTLKGVRHLMTSATMKQAVTEFNMPVPWGEIRGKVWGPDHGRPILCLHGWADNCGTFNTLIPLLPKEWKCVAVDMAGHGLSSHRPPGVFYSFPAYVADIRRVIGALQWKRFSIIGHSMGGNVAGIFSALYPEMVDSVVLLDSYGFLPTDAKELHTVIRQGLEGMLEFEKKKDGKKEKVYTYENALMRLLAANPSLSEQSAHILLERGLAQVEGGVVFTRDFRINLKNVVRVSLEQSLELQSRIQARVLVVLAEEGFEKMFSEPQQKTFTSTLLQGYKDQSGMVVNVPGDHHVHLNTPETVAQLITDFLQKEAPSHSTAEDTQAAKL, from the exons ATGCAAACTTTGAAAGGAGTCAGACACTTGATGACATCAGCTACCATGAAACAAGCAG TGACAGAGTTCAATATGCCAGTGCCGTGGGGAGAGATAAGGGGCAAGGTCTGGGGACCTGACCATGGTCGACCAATACTCTGCCTGCACGGCTGGGCAGACAACTGTGGCACTTTCAACACTCTCATTCCACTGCTGCCAAAAG agtGGAAGTGTGTAGCTGTGGATATGGCTGGCCATGGCCTCTCCTCCCATAGACCTCCTGGAGTCTTCTACAGCTTTCCTGCTTATGTGGCTGACATACGGCGAGTCATTGGAG CTCTCCAATGGAAGAGATTCTCTATTATCGGACACAGTATGG GTGGCAATGTAGCTGGAATA TTCAGTGCATTGTATCCAGAGATGGTGGATTCAGTGGTTCTCCTGGACTCCTATGGATTCTTACCCACAGACGCG AAGGAATTGCATACGGTGATAAGACAGGGATTAGAAGGAATGCTTGAGTTTGAGAAGAAGAAAGATGGGAAGAAAGAGAAGGTTTACACCTATGAGAACGCATTGATGAG GCTTTTGGCAGCAAACCCCTCTCTCTCGGAGCAGTCAGCCCACATTCTTCTAGAACGAGGACTCGCTCAGGTTGAAGGAG GGGTGGTGTTCACCCGAGACTTTAGAATCAATCTG AAAAACGTTGTGCGTGTCAGTCTGGAGCAGAGTCTGGAGTTGCAGTCCAGGATACAGGCCAGAGTTCTAGTAGTGCT GGCGGAGGAGGGGTTTGAGAAGATGTTTTCTGAACCACAACAGAAGACATTTACCTCAACGCTACTTCAAGGGTATAAAGACCAAAGC GGCATGGTGGTTAACGTACCTGGTGATCATCATGTCCACCTGAACACCCCTGAGACTGTGGCTCAACTCATCACTGACTTCCTCCAGAAAGAAGCTCCTTCACACAGCACTGCAGAGGATACACAGGCAGCCAAGTTATAA